The segment GCTCACAGAACTGAAGCTAGGAAGCTCGCAcacttcaaattaaaaaaaaaaggtaaacccAGACGGACGACCCATTCCAACTCTCACAGGCATCGAGCTTAGACGCCATCATTCCTGAGTCCATAAGGCAGAGAAATTGCTCAACCTTAAAAACTAAGACTGATTTTGGAGCAAGCAAAAAGACTGAAGCTGTAGGTGGAGCACCTTCATCCGAAGCTCTGGAGATTAGGATCAGCCCAGTGTGCTTACCTGAGCAAAGGCTCATAGACAGCAACACTGGAGGCTATGAACGGACAGGAAGTCAAGAGCCAGTCAAAGGAAGCCCTGCCAGGTCATAAGTGAGACCAATAAAGCACCTGGTGACTATATGACAGAAGAGGGTGTGTGCAACCAGCCCCCCAATCCTCTCCATAAGTAAGGCAAAGACCCCCAGAGAACGAACATGTCTCCAGCTCAGCCTCCTCAGCTTCCTAGCTCACCTGACAGGACTGAAGGCAGAGCTACCAGACGGTAGGTGAAAGCACTGTGAGGGCTGCAGCCTGGGACACGGGCCTGGGACACGGGCCACCTACAATACTGGACATCAGTAACTGTAGCAGCTGCCCTCCGGTGTAATAGCAGAGGGCAAGCCTGAGGAGGAGTCAAGGGGGTGAGGGTGAGAGCGGAGGAGGGGAAGAAACACAGACTTGGGAGAACTTAGCACACTGGGCTACCTGCAGTCACGTAGAACACAGCCCCATGCCCATCCAGATGAAGAGGAAGCCTCCCATAAGACTATTAGAGGTGAGGGTATGGTGGCtcaaacctataatcccagcactagggaagcagaggcagggatcTGCTGTAGGTCTGCAGATAGCAAGGCACAAGCCAGGCTAGATAGCCAGGACCATCTCAAAAGGACcaaaatagaaaacattaaattaagtaagggtgtgtacatgcacacactattAACCTGAATTCTTGCTGCTCTTTACATCATGcttagcttaaaaaaaaacaacaaaactaccACACCACACAAGGCAAGATACAAAGAAAAAGAGCCAACCAGACTGAGGCATGAAATGGATGTTGCAATTACTGTAAGCCAGAGAACCTAGAGTAACTGTGACTGAAGGAAGTTCCAACTGCTGCCCTAATGAAGCAGCGGTTCTGAGGAGGTAAGGTTCCCTCCCACACACCGTGCAGAGATGGCCAGGTGAGGACCAGACAACCAAGAAAAGCCCTGACTCTACTAGCCTGGACCCAGCTTTGACTGACTCTGTTTTCTGAGCAAGGCCCTCTCTGACCTAAGGGGAAACATTTACAAGGAGGGAACCCTCCAGGTCCCAGGCTCTTCCATAAAGCAGCCTCACCAACCACACGCAGAGGCCGTCCCTTTCAGGTGCTGTACTCTAGCTGGTTTCCATACTGTAAGCACAAGCAACTGCAGGTCACCAActctatttattttgtattttagagACAGGGACTTGTGACTGTGGCCCATTCCTACACAGCCTGCCTGGCTTTGAACCCCAAATCCTCTTGTCTCAGtgaggtgtgtaccaccacacttaGCTAACGGCCCTTTCCAAGAAGTGGCTGGGGCATCAGAGGGGCCGCCTGACCCAGTCATCTAGTCTATACTCCAAGCTGGTGGATTTCTAGATGGGCCATTGTCCCAAACTACAATTTCTCTGTAATAAAATCCCAGGCATGAAGTCATAAAAATCTCATCTTTTTAATATCAAAGTTCCTGTCAGTCACTACCTGAGGTTATGCTCTCTCGTAGAATTTCTGTCTTTTGGGAAGATTTTGCATTCCGAGGGCCGGCTCAGCAGCACCGCTCtcacagaagacctgggttctccTGACATCCAGGAGACAGCTAACAACCCCAGGagctctagttccagaggacccagtgccttctggccttgttggattctatacacacatggtacacagacgtataggcaggcaaaatacccaaacacactgagtaaaataaatacattctaaAAACACCCCATATTCTAATAACTCTTTGGTCTGTACTTAGGTCACCTACACAGCTTTATACTGTGGTGAAGGAAGACTGAGAACGAAACCCTCAGCTAAATCATAACTAGCTCCTCTCGTGGGCTCCTTTATCAGTTAACCCTAACCTCAGGTTGCGCTACACTTTGAATATTTACAGTTATATAATTGTACTCTTTCAACAATATTTCTTCTGCTCCCTTCCATCTGTATAAATAAGTTCCTCTTTTGGTTTAGGAAAGCATTTTCAGAATTTGCTTTCCCCATCAGCTATAATGCAACCCCAAAAACCCAAGCACCCCAGACCCTCCCTCCCGGCTCTGTAATTATGTCCATGTGGGCACATAGACAAATTGTCCCACTCTCCCTTGCTCTAGCCTGGCCTAGGGGAGGGGCAGTTCCTCTCTTCAGGGCCTAGGGCTGTGTGTCCTCACTGCCATACTGCCCGGTCACTTCACACACCTCCATGTCTTCTGGGACATGCTTACTTGCTCCACTCCgtggctttttaaaaacttaaaactaaAACTGGCCTCTTATAAATGATAATTAGAGGCCAGCCTTCCTTCTGTAATCAAGATCATATGGGGAAAGGCATTGAGACTCTGACCAGCACAGCAGAGTTAATCAAAGGTGCTTACAGACGTCACCTCTGCCTCACACATTTACCTGTGATACATACACTGAGCTCGCAGGGAAGCCAGATAAGAGAAGGCAGCAAAGCCCACGCAAGCTAACACCTCCCTCAGAAAACGATGTGGCCACCAGCTGCTGCTGAGTTAGACGAGTTAGACACTTGAAGGTGTAAATGAAGGGTCTCTCAGAAGCTGGGCAGACGCTGATGTAAGCCGTGTGGCCTGGGGACCTGTGGCCTAGGTCCTAGTGTTTTCACACATCTTCCTTCGCCTCTCTTACTGGGGCCTCTAAACAATCCAGAGTGGCCCTGCTTTCATGTAGAACTTAGTAAGGAAGTGCAAAATTGTCCCCATAGCTAAGCAATCTGAGACCCCACCCTTCTAATTCTCCATCTGAGCCTGCTGTCTCAGCCAGGATATCACTCAGACCAGAGGGAACCACCTTATTCTAACATTCAGCTCCATTCACTCTGAAAACAGTGTCTGTCTTGACCCTGAACTTTACCGTCCACTTTTAGTAAACCAACAGGGTTTTGGATAGGTGAGTCTTACTTACCAAGCAGGACTGATAAGAATGGCTAGCTTCTAGTCATCTCATATTACAAAAGTATGTCAAGCAACTCAGAAGGCGCGGGTTAAGGGGAAAGATGCAATAATAGCAGTAGGTGTTACATACTTGTGACGTCTTGTAAGAAATCCAAACACGGCCGACTACTTCCTGAAATACTTATGGAAACGGCCAGTGGGGTCTGACCTTCATAGTTCCTTGTGTTCGTGTCCGCTCCATAGTTATACAGCATCCGTGCGCAGAGCACGTCATCACGGAGGGCAGACAAGTGTAAAGGAGTCTGTCCGTCTTCTAGGCGCCCCAAGTTTGTGTCTGCTCCTCTCTGAAGAAACATGCGGCAGTAAGAATGGTTGCTTTTGATCACAGCGTAGCGCAGCAGGAACCCATTCTGGATGTCGATGTTGGCACTGTGGTCCAGAAGGATTCTCACACAGCTCGACCTCTCTCGGATGATAGCAAGCTGAAGTGGCGTTGTTCCTTTATCACTGAGCGGGTCGACCTCGGCCTTGAACTCCAGGAGGAGCCGGACAAATGAGTCCCTACCGTAGTGGGCAGCCACATGGAGGGGAGTCCAGCCATCATTGCTTTTTGCATTAATAATGTCACTCCTGTATTCAGACTCCAGCATCAGGCGTGCGATCCGGGCCCGGCCGTGCATGGCTGCGTAGTGCAGAGCGGTGAAGCCTCCGATTAAATCCTTAACCGTGGGATCAGCTAGAgttaaatcaaaatgaaaacatcagTGGCTGTGGAGACAGAGCAACTCTATGAGGACAGAGTTCTCAGGCTGAGCCAGTTATCACAGACTGTGAAGGGTTAAGTGCAATGAGTGATGCTAAGGCCTCCCCAGGCTCCGGTGGAAAGCACACTCTAGTAGAAACTATCAGGCCTAAGTCAacgggaggaggagggagatgacCAACACTGTTTAAAGATAGACCCTGCAGCACCTCACCCTCCTGCTGGCCAGCCTGCGACTGTTCAGCCTCTGATTGGGGCCTGATTCACGGCCCCTTTGTCTCCAGCTATTTTCATGCCTTTCCCTTGTGCTACTTCTTGCCCTAAAGGGAGCGTGTGCAGCAACACTGCTGCTCTGAATTGCAGTACCCTGTGTTCAGCTGGACTTGTTCTAAAATTTCataggggttggggtgggtgaaGGCAAAGAATGAAGGCGCCCTATGCTCCATGAAAGCAGCAGGTGAGACCCATGCTGAGTGGCACGGCATGATACAGCATGCTTGTGAGTACCACGGGACTGAGCTCAGTTACAGGTGGTCCTGCGGCGTAACAGCAAGaactttatttgaaaaaaaatggaagaaacctCAGTACAATATAAACATTGctttaaaaagtaagttttaaagACTCCTAAATTAACAGATCCCTTGGAAGAAAACTTCATAGGAATCATCTGCTCAGTGACTCTTTGAGCTACAGACCTTTGCCACCTACTCTGGCTTTTCCACGGTGCCAAAGGTCAGCACTTTGTGGCTCACATCCCACTGATATCCCTGCGCTGTAGGTGGAGCAGAGACAAGAACTGCCTCCCCCACATAGTGGATCCGTGTTCTGGAAGCGCATAAAGCAGTTGAGGGAGAACACCCAGGTGGGCCCAGTGACAAGCATTAAAATGCTCCTTACGCAACTCAGCTCTTATTCACATATCCGTGGATGTTTCTCACAGGCACGAAACGACTCCAAAGCTATGTGGTTAAATATTTATGTACTATTTAATAAGATCGTATTATTTAGTTCCAGACTACAACAGCTGGATTCTCTTACAAGAGGCTGTGAGGCAGAAAATGATATGCTGAAATATTAATAACACCGCAGTGGATGAAAACTACAGTTAAAGAGTTGTTAGCAAACAGAACCTGTACAAGTAAACTATTACTTTAGCTCCTCGTAATATCTGACACAAAGTGACAGATAACAAccacccaacaacaacaaaaaagaaggcCCCAGCAATGCATGGCTTTAACTAAAGGATATTCAGTACCTAGGGCTATGCAACAGGCAAGCTAGAACCCTGATGCAAAGCACTCTGCTGCCATCTACTGGAAGAGTGTGGTCATGCACTAGTCATCTTTCACTACAAGCCAGAGATCTCAGACCAAACTGATGGGTCTTTTAGATAGACCCTGCTGTTATCTAGATGAAGTgactgctggagagatggctcagtggtcaagagctgTTGCTGCTCTATCGGAGAACCTGGacccagttcccagcactcatatcagACATCTCATAACCACTAGCTTCTTCAGCTTCAGGGGAagcaacgccctcttctggtctcagcagggattgcatgcatatacataaatcCATATCCCCCCCCcggcccccccacacacaccccacaatgaAAAAACGCTGTCTTTAAGCTGTATCTGGCCACATATTTCCAGATAATCCCTCTTGATCCTTCAGCGATCTTGGgaacccctccctcccacctttgaAGGTGCAATACCCTCACCCACACACTGCAGTCATTCTAGTGGACAAGTCAAGCTGCAGAGCTGTAACGAAGTGTTGCACATTTAATGTTCACTGCATGTGTAAGGCTCCGCTCACATTCTAGTGCTACACTGAAGTAAGAAGACACAGATTCTCACACAGAACAGTAGCCTGACTCATCTCTGCACAAATCACTCAAATGAACCAACCAACTGCATCCTGTGAACAAAGGACAGAAGCAAGAACTAGAGGGTAATAATGCATAAAAACTATAGCCGCTGTCCCCAGGAAAAGGTGACAACATGAAACAGGGCATGTGAGGGTGCAAAGAAAATGCACTTCAGATCAGTCAGTGCGATGCAGTGAGAGCTCACTTGCAGCACCAACAAAGTCTGCAGGACAGTGGTTTGTGAGAAATGCTTAACGCACGTACAAAAACCGCTTAACTGCATTTCCTGAAGTTTATTGCAATTTGTCTTTATCAGTGAGATTTCTGAGTGCTCTGCCTAAAATAATCAACCCCAAcaagcttctcctcctccttgccaGATACTCCGCCCACCAAAGAGACCCATTTTAACAAATGGTAGGTAACATTGTAATGTAAACATGGAAACAGACTGTGTTTAAAAAACAGAGACACATCACTGAGCTGCCCGAGATGTTCTCTAAAAGCTTTAGCAACTGGAAGTGAGATTTGTGTATCAAGGGCACAGGTTGATGAGCTCCAAGAATTCACACGGCCACATTAACTAAAAGCACTCAACATTCACAACACTTTTGTCCTCTCAAATTTTCCCCATGCCTTTTACAACCAACTTCCTACCTAGATTCTGGGAACAAGGCAGATCTTTCCCCATGCCTTTTACAACCAACTTCCTACCTAGATTCTGGGAACAAGGCAGATCAAGGACAAAACTTTGGGTTTGTAGGCTTTCTCTAGAAAGGGGTCACCTGCGGAAGTGAGACTGGCTAATCCACTTAGCACATGCTTCTGAGCAGGACTGCCTTATTTGCGATGGGAGGCTCTGGGAGCAATGCTATCAGCCATGTCTCTTCTTCATAACAGAAGGGAATGGTGGACTCTGATGTCAAGAAGCCGCTGTGCAGCCTGCTGTCGGTGGCTACCCTGCCACTGTCCTTGCCAGCGAGGCTCCATGGCATCAGGACCACTTTTAAGTTTGCCCATTAAAAGGGTAAATGATGAGCTGTGTGCCGTCAATTCACATTTCAGGGATCTAGAGAGCTGGCCTACTTGTACGCTTTCCTGTGGATTATCTGTCAGTGTCTACTCATTTCCGCTGGGACGTCCTTCTATGGAGTTATAAAGGTTTGCATATTCTGCACATGGGCCAAGTAAAGGATGCTTATTCATGGATTTATCTTTGcaatgctggagactgaacacagacaagcaccctaccactgatCTACACTTGGCTCTCCTTGATTTCATcaaattcactttctttttttaagcatTTCCTAGATTTCTGCTTTGCTAAAGAAAACTTTGCCCAACACAACACTACaagttttcatttcttctagatattctagatattctgtactttatctAGATATTCTGTACTTTAAACCCATAAACATAGGTCAATGATCTACTAGTAGTTAATACTTGTATATGGTATAAAGTAAGATCAAGGTTCATCATTTGCCATATGGCTATCTACCTGTTTGCTAAAATACTTTCTTTACAAATTAGGGAGCATGGGGACAATGGACAGGTAAACGTGCTTAACAAGAGAATACGATAACCTGAGTTCTAGTCCTAGATTTcagtgagaaagaagaaaatggacaCCTAAGGAACTAAGGTGTCTGCAGATCactacgtgtacacacacacacacacacacacacacacacacacacacacacacacacacacactatcccctCTGCTTagacaaacacaaagaaatattttttcaatgaTTTACCCTGCCTTTGCTGAAACTCATTTTATCATATTTCTGAATTATTCCATTTATCTAAAAATACTTCCTAGTTGGGTATGGTAGCACAAACTCAAAGATGGTGGCAGAAGgacggtgagtttgaggccagcctgggaacaGGTTCAAGGTCAGAATAAGCTAAGTATCAAAGCCCATGTCAATGGCACTCCAGGGATGAAGCTCAGTGGCATCAGGCTTACCCAGCATACACACGGCCCTTCGTCCAACCCCAGTATACAGAAAAAGATGCAATTGAACAAGAGTTTTGACCATGCCAATTCCAGACTGCTAACTATTGTAGCTTTGCAGC is part of the Rattus norvegicus strain BN/NHsdMcwi chromosome 1, GRCr8, whole genome shotgun sequence genome and harbors:
- the Asb7 gene encoding ankyrin repeat and SOCS box protein 7 isoform X3, whose amino-acid sequence is MLHHHCRRNPELQEELQIQAAVAAGDVHTVRKMLEQGYSPNGRDANGWTLLHFSAARGKERCVRVFLEHGADPTVKDLIGGFTALHYAAMHGRARIARLMLESEYRSDIINAKSNDGWTPLHVAAHYGRDSFVRLLLEFKAEVDPLSDKGTTPLQLAIIRERSSCVRILLDHSANIDIQNGFLLRYAVIKSNHSYCRMFLQRGADTNLGRLEDGQTPLHLSALRDDVLCARMLYNYGADTNTRNYEGQTPLAVSISISGSSRPCLDFLQDVTSM
- the Asb7 gene encoding ankyrin repeat and SOCS box protein 7 isoform X2, yielding MLHHHCRRNPELQEELQIQAAVAAGDVHTVRKMLEQGYSPNGRDANGWTLLHFSAARGKERCVRVFLEHGADPTVKDLIGGFTALHYAAMHGRARIARLMLESEYRSDIINAKSNDGWTPLHVAAHYGRDSFVRLLLEFKAEVDPLSDKGTTPLQLAIIRERSSCVRILLDHSANIDIQNGFLLRYAVIKSNHSYCRMFLQRGADTNLGRLEDGQTPLHLSALRDDVLCARMLYNYGADTNTRNYEGQTPLAVSISISGSSRPCLDFLQDVTNSVSPLGLGRRLSCSVCPASMETSISLDKQHPDKAGHGSVLL
- the Asb7 gene encoding ankyrin repeat and SOCS box protein 7 isoform X1, yielding MLHHHCRRNPELQEELQIQAAVAAGDVHTVRKMLEQGYSPNGRDANGWTLLHFSAARGKERCVRVFLEHGADPTVKDLIGGFTALHYAAMHGRARIARLMLESEYRSDIINAKSNDGWTPLHVAAHYGRDSFVRLLLEFKAEVDPLSDKGTTPLQLAIIRERSSCVRILLDHSANIDIQNGFLLRYAVIKSNHSYCRMFLQRGADTNLGRLEDGQTPLHLSALRDDVLCARMLYNYGADTNTRNYEGQTPLAVSISISGSSRPCLDFLQDVTRQPRTLQDLCRIKIRQCIGLQNLKLLDELPIAKVMKDYLKHKFDDI